In Molothrus aeneus isolate 106 chromosome 3, BPBGC_Maene_1.0, whole genome shotgun sequence, a single genomic region encodes these proteins:
- the OPRM1 gene encoding mu-type opioid receptor isoform X2, producing the protein MKTATNIYIFNLALADALATSTLPFQSVNYLMGTWPFGTILCKIVISIDYYNMFTSIFTLCTMSVDRYVAVCHPVKALDFRTPRNAKIVNVCNWILSSAIGLPVMFMATTKYRHGSIDCTLTFSHPAWYWENLLKICVFIFAFIMPVLIITVCYGLMILRLKSVRMLSGSKEKDRNLRRITRMVLVVVAVFIVCWTPIHIYVIIKALVNIPETTFQTVSWHFCIALGYTNSCLNPVLYAFLDENFKRCFREFCIPTSSTIEQQNSTRVRQNTRDHASTANTVDRTNHQLELQEAETTPLP; encoded by the exons ATGAAGACTGCCACCAACATCTATATTTTCAATCTTGCATTGGCAGATGCCCTAGCAACAAGTACTCTGCCATTCCAGAGCGTGAATTACTTGATGGGAACCTGGCCATTTGGTACCATCCTCTGTAAGATTGTTATATCCATAGACTACTACAATATGTTCACCAGTATCTTCACTCTCTGCACCATGAGTGTGGATCGCTACGTGGCTGTTTGCCACCCAGTTAAGGCCCTTGATTTCCGCACCCCCCGAAATGCCAAAATTGTCAATGTCTGCAACTGGATTCTTTCCTCTGCCATTGGCCTGCCAGTTATGTTCATGGCAACTACTAAATACAGGCATG gcTCAATTGACTGCACCCTTACATTCTCCCACCCTGCTTGGTACTGGGAGAACCTCCTGAAAATCTGTGTGTTCATCTTTGCCTTCATCATGCCGGTGCTGATCATTACGGTGTGTTACGGGCTGATGATTTTACGCCTGAAGAGCGTCCGCATGTTATCCGGCTCCAAAGAGAAGGACAGGAACCTGAGGAGAATCACCAGGATGGTTCTTGTGGTGGTGGCAGTGTTCATTGTCTGCTGGACTCCCATCCACATTTATGTTATCATTAAAGCCCTGGTCAACATCCCAGAAACTACTTTTCAGACTGTCTCCTGGCACTTCTGTATTGCTCTAGGGTATACAAATAGCTGCCTTAATCCGGTCCTTTATGCATTTCTAGATGAGAATTTCAAAAGGTGTTTCAGAGAGTTCTGCATCCCCACTTCCTCAACCATTGAGCAGCAAAACTCCACCCGAGTCCGACAAAACACTCGTGACCATGCTTCCACTGCCAACACGGTGGATAGGACTAACCACCAG